From Afipia carboxidovorans OM5, one genomic window encodes:
- the irrA gene encoding iron response transcriptional regulator IrrA: MDSTELRHTAEEALPRSGHLDDAAHIHTPAPKLTGCPWHDVNEMLQSVGLRPTRQRMALGWLLFGKGDRHLTAEMLYEEATLAKVPVSLATVYNTLNQLTDAGLLRQVSVDGTKTYFDTNVSSHHHFYLESNHELVDIPDQNLMLQQMPEVPEGYEISRVDMVVRLRKKR, from the coding sequence ATGGACAGCACCGAGCTCCGTCACACCGCCGAAGAGGCCCTGCCTCGCTCCGGCCATCTGGATGACGCTGCGCACATTCACACCCCCGCGCCGAAGCTCACCGGCTGCCCGTGGCATGACGTCAACGAAATGTTGCAGTCCGTCGGCCTGCGTCCGACCCGCCAGCGCATGGCGCTCGGCTGGCTTCTGTTCGGCAAGGGCGATCGCCATCTCACCGCAGAAATGCTCTACGAAGAAGCGACCCTCGCCAAAGTGCCGGTGTCGCTCGCGACCGTTTACAACACGCTGAACCAGCTCACCGATGCAGGCCTTCTGCGCCAGGTCAGCGTCGACGGTACCAAGACCTATTTCGACACCAACGTCTCCTCGCATCACCATTTCTATCTCGAGTCGAATCACGAGCTGGTCGATATCCCCGACCAGAACCTGATGCTGCAGCAGATGCCGGAAGTGCCGGAAGGCTACGAGATCAGCCGCGTCG